One Gimesia aquarii DNA segment encodes these proteins:
- a CDS encoding GspE/PulE family protein — protein MSEKPDNANKKEGRQQALQAELRELVDVVGPGPLVDLLMERAFQLQATDIHLDPLEDGLRLRLRVDGMLHDIIQLPKEAAASVISRLKLAANMDITERRLAQDGHINNETLQNRRDIRVGSGPTIHGERLVLRLMPDHKRFTEFNELGLSDHQISEITGYCHAPYGMILSVGPVGSGKSTTIYSCLDYLNQPEMSLSTIEDPVERRIEGVNQIQIDPKIGFSFAEALRGVLRQDPNVIMVGEIRDSETAHIAVRAGLTGIRVLSTLHSNDAVAAIDVFREFGIPSMFITDSLQGIISQRLIRCICEKCRIPDQLDAGACEYLGTNSDQLSESKIAKGAGCEHCFQTGYVGRTGIFETLGIQGELRDAILRGASQTEIQKMAIGSGMTTMEDSGKAKILEGVTTVQELHRVLV, from the coding sequence GAGCTAAGAGAACTAGTCGATGTCGTAGGTCCAGGACCACTCGTTGACCTATTGATGGAAAGAGCTTTTCAGTTACAGGCGACTGATATCCACTTGGACCCTCTCGAGGATGGTCTGCGACTTCGTTTGAGAGTAGATGGTATGTTGCATGATATTATACAGCTTCCCAAAGAAGCCGCTGCCTCAGTCATTTCACGGCTCAAACTAGCTGCAAATATGGATATCACTGAGAGACGCCTTGCCCAGGATGGTCACATTAATAATGAGACACTTCAAAATCGCCGTGATATTCGAGTTGGTTCAGGTCCAACTATTCACGGTGAACGACTCGTCTTGCGACTAATGCCAGACCATAAGCGTTTTACAGAATTTAACGAATTAGGACTCAGCGATCATCAGATATCCGAGATTACCGGATACTGCCATGCTCCCTACGGAATGATCTTGAGTGTTGGGCCCGTAGGTTCGGGAAAGAGCACAACCATTTATAGTTGTCTCGACTACCTAAACCAACCCGAAATGAGTCTGTCAACGATTGAAGACCCAGTTGAACGTCGGATCGAAGGTGTCAATCAAATTCAAATAGACCCCAAAATTGGGTTTAGTTTTGCCGAAGCCTTAAGGGGAGTTCTTCGACAAGATCCTAACGTAATCATGGTAGGAGAAATCCGTGATTCTGAAACGGCACATATTGCCGTCAGAGCAGGACTCACTGGTATCCGTGTACTCTCGACTCTTCACTCCAATGATGCCGTTGCTGCAATTGACGTATTCAGAGAATTTGGAATACCTTCAATGTTTATCACGGATAGTCTCCAGGGCATCATTTCTCAACGTTTAATTAGATGTATCTGTGAAAAATGCAGAATACCTGATCAACTAGATGCGGGAGCATGTGAATATCTTGGAACCAACTCAGATCAATTGTCAGAATCTAAAATAGCAAAAGGAGCTGGTTGCGAGCATTGTTTTCAGACTGGTTACGTAGGTCGTACAGGTATTTTTGAAACACTTGGAATTCAAGGTGAATTGCGAGATGCCATTCTTAGAGGAGCATCACAAACAGAAATCCAAAAGATGGCAATTGGCTCGGGAATGACCACCATGGAAGACTCTGGTAAAGCAAAAATACTTGAAGGAGTTACGACCGTACAAGAACTTCATCGTGTTCTTGTTTAG
- a CDS encoding sulfatase-like hydrolase/transferase: MIIIFTDDQGSIDLNCYGAKDLITPHMDSIAKRGIRFTQFYAAAPVCSPSRAGLLTGKFPQRAGVPGNVSSKHGKSGMPAEQVTIAEMLKDAGYRTGHVGKWHLGYTEETMPNGQGFDESFGHMGGCIDNYSHFFYWNGPNRHDLWKNGKEVWHDGTYFPDLMVQQCQNYIKEHRDEPFFLYWAINVPHYPLQATDKWRKKYAHLPSPRNKYAAFVSTMDDCIGEVLKTLDEFKLREDTIVIFQSDHGHSQEERTFGGGGSAGPFRGAKFSLFEGGIRVPAMISWPGTIAKGEERHQMATGCDWLPTIAELTGTPLPQQKLNGKSLKTVIDSSEAQSPHRDFYWQIGKSWAIREGDWKLLGNPRDTSQQGQLTKQDQLFLVDLSNDPGEKRNLAASNPAKLERLKQIYRRYQTSLSK, from the coding sequence TTACAGATGATCAGGGATCTATTGATCTCAATTGTTATGGAGCGAAAGACTTGATTACACCCCATATGGATTCGATTGCCAAAAGGGGAATTCGGTTTACACAGTTTTATGCCGCGGCTCCTGTTTGCTCCCCTTCTCGTGCAGGTTTGTTGACAGGTAAGTTTCCTCAGCGAGCGGGTGTTCCCGGAAATGTTTCATCGAAACATGGCAAAAGTGGGATGCCTGCCGAGCAGGTTACGATTGCCGAAATGTTAAAAGATGCAGGATATCGAACAGGGCATGTGGGTAAGTGGCACTTGGGTTATACAGAAGAAACAATGCCAAATGGACAAGGATTTGATGAATCGTTTGGCCATATGGGAGGCTGCATCGATAACTATTCCCACTTCTTTTACTGGAATGGTCCCAATCGACACGATTTGTGGAAAAACGGAAAAGAAGTATGGCATGATGGTACATATTTTCCTGATCTGATGGTTCAGCAATGTCAGAACTATATCAAAGAACACAGAGATGAACCGTTTTTTTTATATTGGGCGATCAATGTTCCTCATTACCCCTTGCAGGCAACTGATAAGTGGCGAAAGAAATACGCACATCTTCCTAGTCCACGAAATAAGTATGCTGCGTTTGTTTCTACGATGGATGACTGTATCGGCGAAGTATTAAAAACACTTGATGAGTTCAAACTTCGTGAAGATACAATCGTCATTTTTCAATCTGATCATGGGCATTCACAGGAAGAAAGAACATTCGGGGGGGGAGGTAGCGCAGGACCTTTTCGTGGCGCCAAGTTTAGTTTATTTGAAGGAGGGATTCGTGTCCCTGCCATGATTTCCTGGCCTGGAACAATCGCCAAGGGAGAAGAACGTCATCAAATGGCAACAGGCTGTGACTGGCTACCGACCATCGCAGAACTAACTGGTACACCTCTTCCACAACAAAAACTAAACGGGAAAAGTCTAAAAACAGTCATTGATTCATCAGAAGCGCAGAGCCCCCATCGTGATTTCTATTGGCAAATTGGTAAAAGCTGGGCCATTCGAGAAGGTGATTGGAAGTTATTGGGGAATCCTCGTGATACGAGTCAGCAAGGTCAACTTACCAAGCAGGATCAACTTTTTCTAGTAGACCTATCGAATGATCCTGGCGAAAAACGCAATCTTGCTGCCAGCAATCCTGCGAAACTAGAACGCCTTAAGCAAATTTATCGTCGCTACCAGACATCGCTCTCGAAATGA